A stretch of the Nicotiana tabacum cultivar K326 chromosome 6, ASM71507v2, whole genome shotgun sequence genome encodes the following:
- the LOC142182325 gene encoding uncharacterized protein LOC142182325: protein MVGRITSWTSRFLSYAGRLQLIKSVLFSIQTFWSQIFVLPKRIIQMIKAVCRKFLCTGGNETSHKSLLAREKVCYPHSAGRFNVMDIHIWNKAALSKHYWNLRKKKDKLWIQWIHCYYIKGRQVCDTYPKQASWMVRKIMKAKKNFEEARYTHSNILALNSFSIKNLYQRLRGTFPKVTWKRLVCNNAGCPKWAFNLTLVAHGRLYTRDRLAKLGIANNLVCPLCEHDDESLDHLFFKCNFSAALWNKLLRYQGVHKQIMGWVQEQEWTIKFANGKNAKAEMYRMVLSCSVCYIWKERNQRIFQGRRRTVDNLSRLIVQDTLSRDPQQEDYKATGIHEFLPLKIVLEEKS from the coding sequence ATGGTGGGAAGAATCACTTCTTGGACTTCAAGATTCCTATCCTATGCAGGAAGATTGCAATTGATCAAAAGTGTTCTCTTTTCCATACAAACATTCTGGTCACAGATTTTTGTACTACCAAAGAGGATCATACAAATGATAAAAGCTGTATGTAGAAAGTTCCTTTGTACTGGGGGAAATGAAACGTCACATAAATCTCTCCTGGCTAGGGAGAAGGTCTGTTATCCTCACTCAGCTGGTAGATTTAATGTTATGGATATCCATATATGGAATAAGGCAGCACTAAGCAAACATTACTGGAATTTGAGAAAAAAGAAGGACAAGTTGTGGATTCAATGGATTCATTGCTATTATATTAAAGGGAGGCAAGTTTGTGATACAtatccaaaacaagcttcctggATGGTTAGGAAAATAATGAAGGCCAAAAAGAATTTTGAAGAAGCAAGATACACTCATTCTAATATTCTAGCCCTGAATTCCTTTTCTATCAAAAATCTTTATCAGAGATTGAGAGGTACTTTCCCAAAGGTCACTTGGAAGAGACTTGTTTGTAATAATGCAGGGTGTCCTAAATGGGCATTCAATTTGACGTTGGTAGCACATGGAAGATTGTACACAAGAGATCGATTAGCCAAGTTGGGCATTGCTAACAATTTGGTTTGTCCATTATGTGAACATGATGATGAATCACTTGATCACTTATTTTTTAAGTGTAACTTCTCTGCAGCTCTATGGAATAAATTACTtagatatcaaggagtacataaACAAATTATGGGATGGGTGCAAGAGCAGGAGTGGACGATTAAATTTGCAAATGGGAAAAACGCAAAAGCAGAAATGTATAGAATGGTGTTGTCATGTAGTGTTTGCTATATTTGGAAAGAgagaaatcaaagaatatttcaaggaagaagaagaactgTTGACAATCTGAGCAGGCTAATAGTGCAAGATACACTATCGAGGGATCCACAACAAGAAGATTACAAAGCAACTGGAATCCATGAATTTCTACCCCTGAAAATTGTCCTGGAGGAAAAGAGTTAG